DNA sequence from the Rattus rattus isolate New Zealand chromosome 2, Rrattus_CSIRO_v1, whole genome shotgun sequence genome:
CACCCACTATTTTCCCCAACATCTTGAACCCATAACCCGAAGccctttctgctttgtgtttcGTTGACCTTTGTTGGTTTTGTCTTaattgaggcaggatttctcctAGCtggccttcagagtgctggggatGTCTGTGAGAGACGCCTGACTTGTAGGTTGTTTAAAATTGACGCCTTGGGTGTGCATCAGTGAATGCCTTCGTTGTACATAACCTCTGTACATTACCAGACCCAGATCTAGAACATGTCCGTCATTCTGGAGTCCCTTCCAAGGCACCCAGTATTTTATACTGATTCATATGAACCTTCGAAGTGACTTATATTAGGGTCTTTTGGGCACCTgacctctttccttctttatggTATGTTAGGTAACCATTCTTTCCCTTTTGCTGCATGGCCCACTGCCCACCAGAACGGCCATAGTTTGCTTATCCCTCTTGCTGAGATGCTTGTGGTCTGGGGTCTGAGCAGAGCTGCCTCAGGGTGCTCTGTGCATCAGGTTTCCATCTCCCCTGCATGAATAGGAGGGGCATGCGGGAGTCAATGGGTAGTCCTTCTGCTTCGGTCTAGTCTCTACTGCCTCTATAGTGGCTGGGGCTGAAGCAACATTCAGTCGTTGCTGAATGCCTAAGGTAGTGAATGCCTGTCACCCCATACTCAGAGGATGAGGCTAAACAGTTGCTCcaagttctgggctagcctgagctacagagtgagtttcttGGTACTAGTTGCTTACTGGGAACTACTAGGTTTCCTTGAGTGTCTGAGCCAGGGCGGATGCTAGCTTCTGGGTGTGTCTTATTCATGGATTCAgtctctgtttgtttgtgtccCCATCGGCCATTCCCTTCTCTCATGTGTCTGTCAGTCTTCCTTAAGGTTGGGGAGGGAGTATCTCCAAGGCCTGAGATGACCCTGTCCTCACTCCAGCAGTACCCAGAAGGTGTCTTCTATGACCTGGACAGCTGCAAGTCCTTCAGTTACCCAGATTCAGATGGGGGCCCTGGTGAGTGACCCCAGCTTCAAACCACCTTGGGCCCAGTTCACAGAGGGGGGAACCTGAGGCTCATGGGAGCTCTCCCCCAGCACAGCGGCCCCTCCCCAAGCCAGCTCCTCCCCCGCCTCCGCCTCCCGCTCATCTGTTCCCCCATGCAAATTCTGGGGTCAGAGATTTGCACGGCTTACAAAGGCCCCTCTGTGTGAGACCTTGAGGGTGCGGGTCTTTTGTCCTCCTTCAGCTACTAACTCTGACCCTTCTCCTAGACTCCACATGGGGCTGGACAGAGGCCCCGCCTGCCCCTGCCATCGCTCCCTATGATGCTTTCGACCCTGCTGCTACGGCGGCCTTTGCCCACACCCAGGCTGTGCAGCTCTGTTATGGTCATGGTCCTAGCCCATCCACCTACAGTCCCGTGGGAACCCTCGACCCAGCCCCCAGCTTGGAGGCTTCGGGGCCTGGCCTCCAGGTATACCCATCAGAGGACTTCACCAGCCAGGTGAGGAGCAGGGACAGCTTGAAGGGAGAGTTCCCACCTCACATTTCTTGTACAACCCCTGAAATGAACTTCTGGATTAGGGGGGTGGGCACAAGAACACCCTTCCAAGGTAGCTCAGGTGTCCCCTGGGCTTCCTACTCTATACATCAGTTCAGAGGGCAGTTCCTACCCATGCCATCTACTGGCTATATATCTTGGGGCAACTGCTTCAACCTCTCTGTGTATTGTGACAAGAACCAAGGCCAGTGTTCACACTGTACAGGAAGATGTAGACCCtgggcagaggtggggaggaccAAGGGAATGATGTGCAGGTGACCCtgggcagaggtggggaggaccAAGGGAGTGATGTGCAGGTGACCCTGGTCTCCCACAGACCCTGGGCTCCTTGGCTTATGCTCCGTACCCCAGCCCTGTGCTATCAGAGGAGGAAGACATTCTGCTGGACAGCCCTGCCCTGGAGGTCTCGGACAGTGAGTCAGACGAGGCCCTCTTGGCTGGCTCCGAGGGGAGGGGATCTGAGGCAGGTATGTGGGGTGGAGATTTAGTGGGGATGCTGactgggagtgggggagaggatgCAGGAACCAGAGCCCCCTAAACACTAATACTTCCCAAGGAAATTCCCAGAGCCACGCTACTTGCCTGTGTGACCTTGGTCAAGGACATTGGCctttctgtgccttggtttccaTTGTGCACAAAGACACAGTAACAAACGAAGGAAACCCAATACATACCCACAATCCTCCTCTCCTTATACCTCTGTGTCTGACAGCCTTTCAATCAGACTATTCTCTGTTGGACTTCAGTTTCCCGTATGTAAAACCAGTCATCTTGTTTATACTCCCTCACTCACTAgagggattctaggcaagggGCTCAATCACGGAGCCAAGCCTTGCCCTCTTATTTCTAAAAGACAGTCTTTTAAAAGACAGTTACTcagactgatcttgaacttggTGATCTTTCCTTAGCCTCTGGAGTAGGTGGAATAATAGATCCGAGCCAATCAGGCCCAACTCAATTGTGAAAACTAAAGTGTGGTAAGGGGCAGTAGATCTGGGGGTTCCCTTAACAGACTTCCCCCTCTTAACGCGGGTATCCAACACCCTGCAGGTGCACGCAAGAAGCTGCGCCTGTACCAGTTCTTGCTGGAGTTACTCCTGCGTGGGGACATGCGCGAGTGCGTGTGGTGGGTGGAGCCAGGTGCTGGCGTCTTCCAGTTCTCCTCCAAGCACAAGGAGTTGTTGGCTCGCCGCTGGGGCCAGCAGAAGGGCAACCGCAAACGCATGACGTATCAGAAGCTGGCCCGAGCGCTGCGCAACTATGCCAAGACAGGCGAAATCCGCAAGGTCAAACGCAAGCTCACCTACCAGTTTGACAGCGCGCTGCTGCCAGCCGCCCGGCGTGCCTGAGCGCCCCGCTGGGACCCCTTTCTGATCCCTAAGTCCCAGTGCCCATAGAGCCCCATATTGGGGATCAGCAGGCTGCCAGGGTCCTCAGCTCTCACCAGGGCCTCCCCAGAGTCTCCTGTGCCATGTATGGGATTCCAACCCAGGATGGTCCTGTTTGAGGGTTCACTGGCCATTCTACGCTGTTCCAAAATGGCAAGTTTTTCTTTGGGGGCCCTTGGTGTTGTCTGCGGTTCCAGAATCCGCAGATACTTCTTGTGAGCCCTGTGAGCTCACACGCTATCGcaccagcaggtggcgctgtctACAGCCCCCAAACCCCTGTATCTGTTGGCCGGATGGGTCCCTCTGTTCTCCCCTGAGGCCCTTGTCAGATCTGAGATCTAGTTATGTTTGGAGCTCCCTGAGAACACTGTGCCACCTGTGTGTGACTTTCCTCTGTATCCATTTATGACtgttatttgtttgagacagggtctcactatgtagttcaggctggccccCAACCTGTGACAatcctcctgagtcctggggattACAAAGGTGCACCATCAGACCAGGCATTTTCCATTTTTGAGAGAAGAttttactatgtaacccaggctgtcctcgagCTTGCTTCAGCCATCCCTCGGGTCCCTCTGGGATCTATGTCCCAGATGAATTGTTGGGTAGGGTAGGGATGGTGTGTTCGGTGAATCTTATAGGTTGGACCCTCCCTTCTGGGGTCTTTTGATTATATGGGGAGTTCTCTAGGCTCTTAGCAGCCCTGCATCCACACACTGATGGTCCCGTTTGAAGTGTGACCTGTGTATGGTGTTTGAGGGTCATACTGGCACTTGGCCAGTTTGGGATGTGGGGCAGAGGTATGGCTGTGACAAggctttggtttttgagattgggtctcatgtatctcaggctggccttgaactccctatatagctgagggtgaccttgaaccctTGCCTCAGCCAGAATGCTCAGATTGCAGGCAGCACTATATGACTATTTCCCTTTTCTTACGTCAAGGTctgtctatgtagcccaggctagctttaatCTCATaacactcttcctgcctctgtgtctggaaAGCTAGGGCTACGAACATGTTTTACCACACTGGTTTAGCCAAGCATACCCCTGTTTTATCACCCCTGCCATGGCTAAACAGACTTCTAGAGCTGGTCACCCCCCACCCACAAGGCAGGCAAATTAAGTCCCTGCAGGTGTTTTCTTCAGAGGAAAGCCCCCTTTCACAGTCATCTTTCAAACTAGAGAGCATTCCCACAATCCAGATATCTGAATGTGAATTTTTGGACAACTGGTAACCTCTGGCCAGCTTTCTGGAGCCAGCCTTTGTCCAGACGTCGGCTCAGGACCCTGCTCAGTGCCTGCCTGTCTCACACCAGTGACTTCTCACAACTGCCCGTCGGGGCCCAGTGTTTTACCTTTCGAGTGCTGCAGGTCAAGCAGACTCACTGTGCGCTTCTCTTGGGCCTCCACGGCAGAATCAGAACTCAGAGTTTTGAAGCCTGAGTGAGCTGGGCCACCATGAAGAGGCCCTTAAAACTCTGCCACCCAGATGGGCAGCACCTCAGTGGGTGGCCAGGGGGCAGGAAAGGATCATGGAAGATCCAGATGTTCATGTGGTTAAGGTTAAACTGGTACCAAATAAAACTATTTCTTAAAACCCAACATCATCAGTCTACATGCATAATAAAGCCCTACATCAAAATTCAGCTGTCTTGGGACCCTTTATCAGGAACTGCCCTCCCTGCCCGTTACCTGAGCTCTTCTGAGACTGAGGTAGCTACCGCtaccggggtggggggtgggggtgggggataggggaGGAAGCTGGTGGGCCAGGCTGGGGCTTGAATATTGAAATGACTGTGTTTTCCACCTCTCTGCTCACTCCTCCATTCCAGACGTCTGGCTTTTGTTTGAAGATAGGATTGTCCTTACTTTGTAGTTCGGGCTGGTCCTGAAGTCATGCCAATGGCCCTGTCTCAGCTCAGCCTCTGGAATTCCGGGATACAGGGATGTGTCACTACAATGGGTCGCTGTGCGACCTGCCTGCTCCCTAGGGAGCGAGGTGGAAGTTTTCGCGCAGCGACCAATGGCGTCACAGGGTTTAGTGCCCCCAGAAGCTGGGAAGCTTCCGGCAGTTAGGGgatttttgaaaagagaaaggagggaggggccgCAAGAAGTAAAAAGAGAGGGGGCAGCTTGTCTTCGATCCCCTGGGCCTTCACCCGGCCCCTTCTCCTGACACCCTCCTGGGCCAGCCACACCTGTGGTTCCCCaagtccctctcctcctccttaccccctcctccctcttgtgCTGGGAAGGAGCCGGGCCCGGGCAGCCCTCCAGGGCCTTCCCGGCCTCTCTGCACTCGGCTGGTGATGGGCAGCAGGCCAGGCCACTCCCATGGGGACCCGGACCAGGACAAGGCGGGAGGGACACCGAGACCTCCTCCCCGAAGCAGGCACCCGTCCTGCCTACGCGGGGAAATCGGACTATCCTTCTCGGCTCTGGTTTCTAGAAAACTCCTGACTGGGTCTGACTAAGAAAGGCTTCCAGAACCCGCCTGGCCCGCGCCATGCACCTGAGACTCCCAGCCTCCCccgctccccctccctctcctcccccttcctctccttcccaggacccaggattccccctccttcctttttcttttattcctcttcCTCTGACCCCCCCTAATCTGCTctcaccctctctgcttcctccctcccttgtgcTCTGCCCGCTTGTcgttcctcctccttccctccttgttCATCCAGGACCTAAGGATCTGGATTTCTACGCCTCCAGGCTTTGGAGACCCAGTTCCCTTCTTTCTGAGGTCACACAGTCTTTACCTTTGCACCTCCACAGATTCAGGTGTCCAAGCACCCCCACTACATCCCCATTAGGGCCCTGGCAACCCTCCACTCCTGTCTGCTCGCTATTTCTCGCCCTTTAGAGCATGCAAGAGGAATGCGGGGCGGCCCTGCGCTGCCTCCTGGGAGTCTTGAGACTCCATAAAGGGCTCCTCCTGGAGACCCACCTGTCCCTGCTAGGGCCTGGCTAGAGCCACTGCGGTCCCTAGTCCTAGGAGCGGAAGAAGGTCGCCGACATGCCTGAGGCTAAACCAGGTGGCTGGCCCGAAACctgcttgggggttgggggtggggtggaaggtaGGGTGCCGACAAGGGGATGTCTCTACTATGGGAGGAGGGGGTCCTTTGCCTGTTCCTACATCTAGGTAGAGTGTGGGTTCCTTCTCTGCTTGGAAGAGGGACCCTTTCTGTGTGAACAGATGCGTTCCTTCCAAGTGAAGGACGATGAGGTCTACTGCCTGTGTAGGGCCAGgagttccctttcctcttctgggaCTGGGAGACCCATCTTGAGTAGAAATCTCAGTTGTGAAATTATAAATTGGCCTcggtggtttcttttcttttctttttttctctccttccttctctccgtGCTCCCTCAGTCCACCCTACCCCCCAATCCTCCGCTCCCAAGTCCtccaggctgccctcgaactctgcagcccaggctggccccaaactcactctGGAGCCCAGGTTGGCTAGGAAGTCCTAATATTATTGCCTTAGTCTACCAAGACTGGATGATGGGCATGTGCTACCACCCCTTCTAA
Encoded proteins:
- the Spib gene encoding transcription factor Spi-B isoform X3 codes for the protein MLALEAAQLDGPHLSCLQYPEGVFYDLDSCKSFSYPDSDGGPDSTWGWTEAPPAPAIAPYDAFDPAATAAFAHTQAVQLCYGHGPSPSTYSPVGTLDPAPSLEASGPGLQVYPSEDFTSQTLGSLAYAPYPSPVLSEEEDILLDSPALEVSDSESDEALLAGSEGRGSEAGARKKLRLYQFLLELLLRGDMRECVWWVEPGAGVFQFSSKHKELLARRWGQQKGNRKRMTYQKLARALRNYAKTGEIRKVKRKLTYQFDSALLPAARRA
- the Spib gene encoding transcription factor Spi-B isoform X2, with amino-acid sequence MPLCLSPARLDGPHLSCLQYPEGVFYDLDSCKSFSYPDSDGGPDSTWGWTEAPPAPAIAPYDAFDPAATAAFAHTQAVQLCYGHGPSPSTYSPVGTLDPAPSLEASGPGLQVYPSEDFTSQTLGSLAYAPYPSPVLSEEEDILLDSPALEVSDSESDEALLAGSEGRGSEAGARKKLRLYQFLLELLLRGDMRECVWWVEPGAGVFQFSSKHKELLARRWGQQKGNRKRMTYQKLARALRNYAKTGEIRKVKRKLTYQFDSALLPAARRA
- the Spib gene encoding transcription factor Spi-B isoform X4; amino-acid sequence: MPLCLSPARLDGPHLSCLYPEGVFYDLDSCKSFSYPDSDGGPDSTWGWTEAPPAPAIAPYDAFDPAATAAFAHTQAVQLCYGHGPSPSTYSPVGTLDPAPSLEASGPGLQVYPSEDFTSQTLGSLAYAPYPSPVLSEEEDILLDSPALEVSDSESDEALLAGSEGRGSEAGARKKLRLYQFLLELLLRGDMRECVWWVEPGAGVFQFSSKHKELLARRWGQQKGNRKRMTYQKLARALRNYAKTGEIRKVKRKLTYQFDSALLPAARRA
- the Spib gene encoding transcription factor Spi-B isoform X5, with product MLALEAAQLDGPHLSCLYPEGVFYDLDSCKSFSYPDSDGGPDSTWGWTEAPPAPAIAPYDAFDPAATAAFAHTQAVQLCYGHGPSPSTYSPVGTLDPAPSLEASGPGLQVYPSEDFTSQTLGSLAYAPYPSPVLSEEEDILLDSPALEVSDSESDEALLAGSEGRGSEAGARKKLRLYQFLLELLLRGDMRECVWWVEPGAGVFQFSSKHKELLARRWGQQKGNRKRMTYQKLARALRNYAKTGEIRKVKRKLTYQFDSALLPAARRA
- the Spib gene encoding transcription factor Spi-B isoform X1 — protein: MPLCLSPARLDGPHLSCLVGEGVSPRPEMTLSSLQQYPEGVFYDLDSCKSFSYPDSDGGPDSTWGWTEAPPAPAIAPYDAFDPAATAAFAHTQAVQLCYGHGPSPSTYSPVGTLDPAPSLEASGPGLQVYPSEDFTSQTLGSLAYAPYPSPVLSEEEDILLDSPALEVSDSESDEALLAGSEGRGSEAGARKKLRLYQFLLELLLRGDMRECVWWVEPGAGVFQFSSKHKELLARRWGQQKGNRKRMTYQKLARALRNYAKTGEIRKVKRKLTYQFDSALLPAARRA